One window of the Rhizobium sp. ARZ01 genome contains the following:
- a CDS encoding aldehyde dehydrogenase family protein — protein sequence MLHKNLIAGEWVGTSASLNVNPSNTNEVVGEFASATAEETKAAIAAAKAAFPSWSRSPILERHAILKRTSEELMVRKDELGSLLAREEGKTLPEAIGETVRAAQVFEFFAGEALRLSGEALPSTRPGVGIEITREPVGVVGIITPWNFPIAIPAWKVAPALCYGNTVVFKPADLVPGSAWSLVDILHRAGLPAGVLNLVMGRGSVVGQTMLDSPDINAITFTGSVGTGKRVALASVEHNRKFQLEMGGKNPFVVLDDADLAVAVEAAANSSFFSTGQRCTASSRLIVTEGIHDAFVSALTERLKTFVVDDAMKPGTHIGPVVDESQLKQDIDYISLGKAEGARLAFGGDRLERETPGFFLQPALFTEANNQMRICREEIFGPVAAVIRVKDYDEALAVANDTNFGLSSGIATTSLKHATHFKRNSEAGMVMVNLPTAGVDFHVPFGGRKGSSYGPREQGRYAAEFYTSVKIAYTSA from the coding sequence ATGCTGCACAAGAACTTGATCGCTGGCGAATGGGTCGGCACCTCCGCGTCGTTGAATGTCAATCCGTCGAACACAAACGAAGTCGTTGGCGAGTTCGCGTCGGCGACAGCTGAGGAGACCAAGGCAGCCATTGCGGCGGCCAAGGCTGCGTTTCCCAGCTGGTCGCGCTCTCCGATCCTCGAGCGCCACGCAATTCTCAAGCGGACCAGCGAAGAGCTCATGGTGCGCAAGGATGAGCTCGGTTCACTCCTCGCCCGGGAAGAGGGGAAAACCCTGCCGGAAGCCATCGGAGAGACAGTGCGGGCAGCTCAGGTTTTCGAATTCTTTGCCGGCGAGGCATTGCGCCTTTCGGGCGAAGCGCTCCCTTCCACACGTCCGGGCGTCGGTATTGAAATCACGCGCGAGCCTGTCGGCGTTGTCGGCATCATCACACCGTGGAATTTTCCGATTGCGATCCCGGCCTGGAAGGTCGCGCCTGCGCTTTGCTACGGCAACACGGTTGTCTTCAAGCCCGCCGATCTCGTTCCAGGCAGCGCCTGGTCTCTGGTCGACATCCTTCATCGCGCGGGCCTGCCGGCCGGTGTACTCAACCTAGTTATGGGGCGGGGTTCTGTTGTCGGCCAGACCATGCTTGACAGCCCGGACATCAATGCGATCACGTTCACCGGTTCGGTCGGTACCGGCAAGCGCGTCGCGCTTGCCTCGGTCGAACACAACAGGAAGTTCCAGCTTGAGATGGGCGGAAAGAACCCGTTCGTTGTTTTGGACGATGCCGATCTGGCGGTTGCCGTGGAGGCAGCAGCAAACTCGTCGTTCTTCTCGACAGGGCAGCGCTGCACGGCGTCCTCGCGCCTTATCGTGACGGAGGGCATTCATGATGCATTTGTCAGTGCGTTGACGGAACGCCTGAAGACGTTCGTCGTTGATGACGCCATGAAGCCGGGAACGCACATCGGCCCCGTCGTCGACGAGAGCCAGCTCAAGCAGGACATCGATTACATTTCGCTTGGCAAAGCAGAAGGCGCCAGATTGGCGTTCGGCGGAGACAGGTTGGAAAGGGAGACCCCTGGCTTCTTCCTTCAGCCCGCACTCTTCACCGAAGCGAACAATCAGATGCGCATATGCCGTGAAGAGATTTTCGGCCCCGTTGCCGCTGTCATCCGCGTCAAGGACTACGACGAGGCTCTTGCGGTCGCCAACGACACGAATTTCGGCCTCTCCTCAGGCATCGCAACCACCAGCCTGAAGCACGCCACCCACTTCAAGCGAAACTCTGAAGCGGGGATGGTGATGGTCAACCTGCCGACGGCGGGTGTCGATTTCCACGTACCCTTCGGCGGCAGAAAGGGCTCCTCCTACGGTCCGCGTGAGCAAGGACGCTATGCCGCTGAATTCTACACCTCGGTGAAGATCGCCTACACATCTGCATGA
- a CDS encoding FAD-dependent oxidoreductase, which produces MDLKNCNALLSPLNIRGARLKNRIMSTGHDTTLPTAALVNDALIAYQEARARGGAGLIVVQVAGVHETARYTNHILMASSDDCIPGYRRLAETVHRYGTTIFGQIFHPGREITEAQGGMLAVAYAPSEVPNERYHVMPRPMTEALIREIVSSFGDAAGRLYEAGLDGVELVASHGYLPAQFISPRVNLRTDMYGGSLENRLRFIREVLADVRAKTSKDFVVGLRISGGEHDQQGLTGDEALEAICSLEKDIDYVHVVAGSSASSGGAVHIVPPMSISNGYMAPFSASVKARVSIPVFVTGRINQPQDADAIIASNQADVCGMTRALICDPEMPNKAIEGRLDDVRACIACNQACIGHFHKGAPISCIQHPVTGREMVYGSMPSAQQKKKVMVVGGGPAGMKAAVVAAQRGHDVTLFEASGRLGGQALLAQLLPDRMEFGGLVTNLERELANSGVAIRRNTPVDRSVIEEHAPDSIIVATGARPYRPPLEGDGTLDVVDAWDVLTGKAKVGGSIVVADWRCDWIGIGMAVHFARNGNLVHLAVNGTMPGESIPLYIRDQSNAELRRLGVKVIPYARLYGYDDTTVYLQDTINSDPILLEDVNALVLCTGHRAVNELANSLEDFSGDVHVIGDCLAPRTAEEAIYDGLRVAALI; this is translated from the coding sequence ATGGATCTGAAAAACTGCAACGCGCTGCTATCGCCGCTGAACATTCGCGGTGCGCGGCTCAAGAACCGGATCATGTCCACCGGTCACGATACGACGCTCCCCACGGCAGCCTTGGTCAACGACGCGCTGATCGCTTATCAGGAAGCCCGCGCTCGCGGTGGTGCCGGCCTGATCGTCGTTCAAGTCGCCGGCGTTCACGAGACGGCCCGTTACACCAATCACATCCTGATGGCCTCAAGCGACGACTGCATTCCAGGCTATCGCCGCCTGGCGGAAACGGTTCACCGCTACGGCACCACGATATTCGGCCAGATTTTCCATCCTGGACGGGAAATCACCGAGGCCCAGGGAGGCATGCTGGCAGTTGCGTACGCGCCATCGGAAGTGCCGAATGAGCGCTATCATGTCATGCCGCGGCCGATGACCGAGGCGCTTATTCGGGAGATCGTGTCCTCTTTTGGTGATGCGGCTGGTCGTCTGTATGAGGCCGGCCTTGACGGAGTCGAGCTCGTTGCAAGCCACGGCTACCTTCCGGCGCAGTTCATCAGTCCCCGGGTCAATCTGCGGACCGACATGTATGGCGGCAGCCTAGAAAACCGTCTTCGTTTCATCCGCGAAGTGCTGGCCGACGTCCGTGCAAAGACGAGCAAGGACTTCGTCGTTGGTTTGAGAATCTCCGGTGGCGAACACGATCAGCAAGGCTTGACCGGTGATGAGGCACTTGAGGCGATCTGTTCGCTGGAAAAGGACATCGACTATGTCCATGTGGTGGCCGGCAGCTCGGCCTCCAGCGGTGGCGCTGTACACATCGTGCCGCCGATGTCGATCTCAAACGGCTATATGGCGCCCTTCTCCGCCTCGGTTAAGGCCCGTGTCTCCATCCCGGTGTTCGTGACTGGTCGTATCAACCAGCCGCAGGATGCCGACGCCATCATCGCGTCCAACCAGGCCGACGTGTGCGGCATGACGCGTGCATTGATCTGCGATCCGGAAATGCCGAACAAGGCGATCGAGGGACGGCTCGACGACGTTCGTGCTTGTATTGCGTGCAACCAGGCCTGCATCGGGCACTTCCACAAAGGGGCACCGATCTCCTGTATTCAGCACCCGGTGACCGGCCGCGAAATGGTATACGGAAGCATGCCGTCCGCGCAGCAGAAGAAGAAGGTCATGGTCGTCGGTGGCGGTCCGGCTGGCATGAAGGCAGCAGTGGTGGCGGCGCAGCGCGGCCATGACGTCACGCTCTTCGAAGCGAGCGGTCGCCTTGGCGGGCAGGCTTTGCTTGCGCAGTTGCTTCCCGATCGCATGGAATTCGGCGGTCTTGTCACCAATCTGGAGCGGGAGCTGGCAAATTCCGGAGTGGCAATCCGGCGCAACACGCCCGTCGATCGCTCCGTGATCGAAGAACATGCTCCTGACTCGATCATCGTTGCGACTGGTGCCCGCCCTTACAGGCCTCCGCTGGAGGGGGACGGCACTCTCGACGTCGTAGACGCATGGGACGTGCTGACTGGCAAAGCCAAAGTCGGCGGATCGATTGTGGTGGCCGACTGGCGCTGCGACTGGATCGGCATCGGCATGGCCGTGCACTTCGCGCGCAACGGAAATCTTGTCCACCTCGCAGTCAATGGCACGATGCCGGGCGAGTCGATCCCGCTCTACATCCGCGATCAGTCAAACGCGGAGTTGCGGAGGTTGGGTGTGAAGGTGATCCCGTATGCGAGGCTGTATGGATATGACGATACGACGGTCTATCTGCAGGACACCATCAACAGCGATCCTATCCTTCTCGAAGACGTCAACGCGCTCGTTCTGTGTACGGGACACCGAGCAGTAAACGAACTGGCCAACTCACTTGAGGACTTTTCCGGTGACGTTCACGTCATCGGCGACTGTCTGGCGCCACGGACCGCCGAGGAAGCGATTTATGACGGCTTGCGCGTAGCCGCGCTCATCTAA
- a CDS encoding ABC transporter ATP-binding protein — MRDVSKAENAIGAAANHGDSLNGEAKVLLSVRNIIKRYGSVVAVDNICLDIREGEFLTLLGPSGSGKTTLLMMIAGFVAPSAGEMLLGGADVAPLPPEKRNFGMVFQGYALFPHLSVFDNVAFPLRVRGVEKVAIREKVLSALKLVHMDAYAERMPKALSGGQQQRVALARAMVFHPEVLLLDEPLGALDRQLRASLQDELKALHRRLGTTFVCVTHDQEEAMSMSDRVVVMRDGRIIQVGEPAAIYQRPRSRFVANFLGESNLLDATAVEKDGQSSVIEIAGRRLIVDGAVSDPGKASLSVRPEQISIEHQAPASADGELVIQGNVADVTFVGADYRVQLNTEAGPVIARCRTSEQIRVPGQGDQVWARCHTSAVWRVVND; from the coding sequence ATGCGAGATGTTTCCAAAGCCGAGAACGCTATCGGCGCTGCAGCCAACCATGGCGACAGCCTAAACGGCGAAGCGAAGGTGCTGCTCAGCGTACGCAATATCATAAAGCGTTACGGGTCCGTGGTTGCCGTCGACAACATCTGTCTGGATATTCGCGAGGGCGAGTTCCTGACGCTGTTGGGTCCCTCCGGCTCGGGGAAGACGACTCTGCTCATGATGATCGCAGGGTTTGTCGCTCCCAGCGCAGGCGAGATGCTTCTTGGAGGTGCCGACGTCGCTCCGCTGCCGCCGGAGAAGCGCAACTTCGGGATGGTTTTCCAAGGCTATGCCTTGTTCCCCCACCTTTCGGTATTCGACAACGTCGCGTTCCCGCTGCGCGTGCGCGGCGTAGAGAAGGTTGCTATTCGGGAAAAAGTGCTGTCAGCACTCAAGCTCGTGCATATGGATGCCTATGCCGAACGCATGCCGAAGGCGCTCTCGGGCGGGCAGCAACAACGCGTCGCCCTTGCGCGCGCGATGGTCTTCCATCCTGAAGTTCTGCTTCTCGATGAGCCACTGGGCGCATTGGACCGGCAGTTGCGAGCGAGCCTTCAGGACGAACTCAAAGCCTTGCATCGCCGGCTCGGTACGACGTTCGTCTGTGTAACGCACGACCAGGAAGAAGCGATGTCGATGTCGGACCGGGTCGTGGTGATGCGCGATGGCCGGATTATCCAGGTCGGTGAGCCCGCGGCTATCTACCAGCGCCCGCGTTCGCGCTTCGTTGCCAACTTTCTCGGTGAGAGCAACCTGCTGGATGCGACCGCAGTGGAAAAGGATGGGCAGTCGAGCGTGATTGAGATCGCCGGGCGCCGGCTGATAGTCGACGGCGCGGTGAGCGATCCTGGGAAGGCGTCCCTGAGCGTTCGACCGGAGCAGATCTCCATCGAACACCAGGCGCCGGCATCCGCAGATGGCGAGCTCGTAATACAGGGCAACGTTGCCGACGTGACCTTTGTGGGTGCCGACTACCGTGTGCAACTCAATACGGAAGCCGGACCTGTTATCGCGCGCTGCCGCACTTCAGAGCAAATCAGAGTACCAGGCCAGGGAGATCAAGTCTGGGCTCGATGCCACACCTCAGCCGTATGGCGAGTGGTGAACGACTGA
- a CDS encoding ABC transporter permease translates to MNDQPRFAALVAPILILLGLVYLVPLFGVLLISVTEPQVGFGNYTAALESSAVAKVALTTLRICGITTILSVVIGYILAYAHVSASAGMRRMMMLFVLVPLWTSVLIRTFAWLMILGDNGPVNSALTSIGFGPAAMMHNEFGVIIGMTHYLVPYAMLTILSGMTGIDERLMMASRGLGAGPVRTFAKVYFPLTLPGVFAGTVLSLVLSLGFYITPVILGGGRVVMIGEYISTQILLISRWGTGSVLATLLLLAVILTITLAARVVDLRRIFTA, encoded by the coding sequence ATGAATGACCAGCCTCGTTTTGCGGCCCTTGTGGCGCCAATTCTCATACTATTGGGGCTGGTCTATCTCGTCCCGCTCTTCGGTGTGTTGCTGATCAGCGTTACCGAACCGCAGGTCGGTTTCGGCAACTACACAGCCGCACTTGAGTCTTCGGCCGTTGCCAAAGTGGCCCTCACCACGCTGCGGATCTGCGGCATCACCACGATACTCAGCGTCGTGATCGGTTACATTCTCGCCTATGCGCATGTCAGCGCATCGGCGGGAATGCGCCGCATGATGATGCTCTTTGTCCTCGTGCCGCTATGGACCTCTGTCCTCATCCGCACATTCGCCTGGCTGATGATCCTTGGAGACAACGGCCCGGTGAACTCTGCCCTGACTTCGATTGGGTTCGGTCCTGCCGCGATGATGCACAACGAGTTTGGCGTGATCATCGGCATGACTCACTATCTCGTCCCCTATGCCATGCTGACGATCCTGTCGGGCATGACAGGCATTGACGAGCGCCTCATGATGGCGTCTCGGGGCCTGGGTGCCGGCCCGGTCCGCACATTCGCAAAGGTCTATTTCCCTCTCACGCTTCCTGGCGTATTCGCCGGAACTGTACTCTCGCTCGTCCTCTCGCTTGGCTTCTACATCACGCCGGTAATCCTCGGCGGCGGGCGCGTCGTGATGATCGGTGAATATATCAGCACGCAGATTCTGCTGATCTCGCGCTGGGGTACCGGCTCCGTACTTGCCACGCTCCTCTTGCTGGCAGTCATCCTAACAATAACCTTGGCGGCCCGTGTCGTCGACCTGCGGCGGATCTTTACAGCATGA
- a CDS encoding ABC transporter permease: protein MTMSSRYSLPFYAVTWCALLFLMAPIFVVVPVSLTPTDFLAFPTDGLSLKHYGQLFLDPAWYRSMGQSILIGLGAAALATMVGTAAAIGASKLRSDLAMAVRVLAMLPLIVPPVVSALALYRSWVILGLFDSWAGTILAHAILGVPYVFITTSAALSRLDPKIEMAARNLGAGWAHTQLRVVLPNIRAGVLAGSVFAFIASWDELVVTLFITSRGIFTLPRRMWDGIRENISPTIAAIATILILFSLLLLLIMRLVGGRNEQ from the coding sequence ATGACGATGTCCTCTCGCTATTCCTTGCCGTTTTACGCTGTCACCTGGTGCGCACTGCTCTTTCTTATGGCGCCGATCTTCGTGGTGGTGCCCGTCTCGCTGACGCCGACGGACTTCCTTGCCTTCCCCACGGACGGTCTGTCACTGAAGCACTATGGGCAACTCTTCCTGGATCCCGCCTGGTACCGCTCCATGGGCCAGAGCATCCTGATCGGATTGGGTGCGGCAGCGCTTGCCACGATGGTGGGGACTGCCGCGGCCATTGGAGCGTCAAAGCTCCGCAGCGACCTTGCGATGGCAGTGCGCGTCCTGGCTATGCTGCCCTTGATCGTACCACCTGTCGTCTCGGCACTCGCCTTGTACCGGAGCTGGGTGATTTTGGGCCTCTTTGACAGCTGGGCCGGAACGATCCTTGCCCACGCCATCCTTGGCGTTCCCTACGTCTTCATCACGACGTCCGCAGCACTGTCGCGGCTCGACCCGAAAATCGAAATGGCGGCACGCAACCTGGGGGCCGGCTGGGCGCACACGCAACTGCGCGTCGTGCTTCCAAACATTCGCGCCGGCGTCTTGGCAGGGTCCGTCTTCGCCTTCATCGCGTCGTGGGATGAGCTGGTCGTGACCCTCTTCATCACAAGCCGGGGTATCTTCACTCTTCCCCGCCGGATGTGGGATGGGATCCGCGAAAACATCAGCCCCACCATCGCCGCGATCGCGACGATCCTCATTCTGTTCAGCTTGTTGCTGTTGCTGATCATGCGGCTCGTTGGAGGTCGCAACGAGCAATAG
- the aldA gene encoding aldehyde dehydrogenase: MKQEMKIGHFIGGEWISAAGGSSIAVENPANCDVIAEVPAGGKADAEKALDAASAASRAWARTPAVERAAYLQKVAVLLRERLDSFATTIMAEQGKPLSQARGEVLGAAQQLEYHAQWARRIEGDAIASDNVGEHILILRVPYGVVVGLIPWNYPLSVTARKVAPALVAGNTIVVKPHEVTPLSAMRLAALFEEVGLPRGVLNVVTGIGTEVGEALVGSIKTNLITLTGSVRAGREVMRRAADHISQVSLELGGKAPFIVCEDADLDLAAERAVFARFRNCGQVCTSNERTYVHQSVFQPFTDKFLDRVRSLRVGDPQSDPDVGPKVSRPELEKVEAMVARAVEQGARVLAGGGRMTGAPFDRGHWFQPTVLTDLDPSMDIVRQEVFGPVASLLPFSDFDDALRQANDSDYGLSAYLFTRDYRNVMRAINELEFGEVYVNRVGPEAVNAYHTGYRLSGIGGDDGRYGFETYMRKKTIYLSAN, from the coding sequence ATGAAGCAGGAAATGAAGATCGGGCACTTTATCGGCGGCGAATGGATATCGGCAGCAGGAGGGAGTTCCATCGCTGTTGAAAATCCTGCGAATTGCGACGTCATTGCAGAGGTTCCGGCTGGCGGAAAAGCCGACGCCGAAAAGGCGCTCGATGCCGCATCGGCCGCATCGCGCGCATGGGCGCGCACGCCCGCGGTGGAACGCGCCGCCTACCTTCAAAAGGTGGCCGTGCTGCTCCGTGAGCGCCTCGACAGTTTCGCGACAACCATCATGGCCGAACAAGGAAAGCCGCTTTCGCAAGCGCGTGGTGAAGTCCTCGGGGCGGCACAGCAGCTCGAATATCACGCGCAATGGGCACGGCGTATCGAAGGCGATGCAATTGCCTCGGACAACGTCGGCGAACACATCCTTATTCTGCGCGTGCCCTACGGCGTCGTCGTCGGACTCATTCCCTGGAACTACCCCTTGTCCGTGACGGCGCGGAAGGTGGCGCCGGCGCTTGTCGCAGGAAATACGATCGTGGTGAAGCCTCATGAGGTAACACCGCTTTCCGCGATGCGGCTCGCAGCACTTTTCGAAGAAGTTGGGTTACCTCGCGGCGTTCTCAACGTGGTGACGGGTATCGGCACTGAAGTTGGTGAAGCGCTTGTCGGCAGTATCAAGACCAATCTGATCACGCTCACGGGAAGCGTTCGCGCCGGCCGCGAAGTCATGCGGCGCGCGGCGGATCACATCTCGCAGGTTTCGCTCGAATTGGGTGGCAAAGCCCCGTTCATCGTTTGCGAGGATGCCGATCTCGATCTCGCAGCCGAACGCGCGGTCTTCGCTCGTTTCCGCAACTGCGGCCAGGTTTGCACGTCAAACGAGCGCACCTACGTTCATCAATCGGTGTTTCAGCCATTCACGGATAAGTTTCTCGATCGTGTGCGGTCGCTGCGTGTGGGAGATCCGCAAAGCGATCCGGACGTCGGCCCGAAGGTGAGCCGACCGGAGCTTGAAAAAGTGGAAGCGATGGTCGCACGCGCGGTGGAGCAGGGAGCGCGTGTGCTCGCTGGCGGCGGCCGGATGACGGGTGCGCCCTTTGATCGGGGACATTGGTTTCAGCCGACGGTTCTGACGGACCTGGATCCGTCCATGGACATTGTTCGCCAGGAGGTGTTTGGGCCTGTCGCAAGCCTCCTGCCCTTCTCGGATTTCGACGATGCACTGAGGCAAGCCAACGATTCTGACTATGGCCTGTCGGCATACCTGTTCACGCGCGACTACCGCAACGTAATGCGCGCAATCAACGAGCTGGAATTCGGCGAAGTTTACGTCAATCGGGTCGGTCCGGAAGCGGTCAACGCCTATCACACGGGGTATCGCCTGAGCGGAATCGGCGGCGACGACGGACGCTACGGCTTTGAAACCTACATGCGCAAGAAGACCATCTACCTGAGTGCCAACTGA
- a CDS encoding electron transfer flavoprotein subunit alpha/FixB family protein — MAILLLADHDNSHLSDQTAKALTAATKIGGEVHVLVAGSNAKAAAERASKLAGVSKVLLADDASLANNLAEPLAATIVALAGAYDTILAAATSVGKNVLPRVAALLDVAQLSEIIEVVSPDTFKRPIYAGNAIQTVQTSDAKKVITVRTASFAAASEGGSAPVETVAAGANPGVSSFVGDALSSSDRPELTSAKVIISGGRALGSAEKFKEVILPVADKLGAAVGASRAAVDAGYAPNDWQVGQTGKVVAPQLYIACGISGAIQHLAGMKDSKVIVAINKDEEAPIFQVADYGLVADLFEALPELEKAL; from the coding sequence ATGGCCATTCTTCTTCTGGCTGACCACGACAACAGCCACCTTTCCGACCAGACCGCCAAGGCGCTGACGGCGGCAACCAAGATTGGCGGCGAGGTGCACGTCCTCGTCGCCGGTTCGAACGCCAAGGCGGCGGCCGAGCGGGCTTCGAAGCTTGCCGGCGTTTCCAAGGTGCTTCTCGCCGACGACGCCTCGCTGGCCAACAACCTGGCCGAGCCGCTGGCCGCGACGATCGTCGCCCTCGCCGGTGCCTACGACACGATCCTTGCCGCCGCCACCTCGGTCGGCAAGAACGTGCTGCCGCGCGTCGCAGCCCTGCTCGACGTCGCCCAGCTCTCGGAGATCATCGAGGTCGTCAGCCCCGACACCTTCAAGCGGCCGATCTATGCCGGCAACGCCATCCAGACGGTGCAGACAAGCGACGCGAAGAAGGTGATCACCGTGCGTACCGCCTCGTTCGCCGCCGCGTCCGAAGGCGGCTCGGCTCCGGTCGAGACGGTTGCCGCCGGCGCCAATCCGGGCGTTTCCTCCTTCGTCGGCGACGCGCTGTCGTCGTCCGACCGCCCCGAGCTGACCTCGGCGAAGGTCATCATCTCCGGCGGCCGGGCACTCGGCTCGGCGGAGAAGTTCAAGGAAGTGATCCTTCCCGTTGCCGACAAGCTCGGTGCCGCCGTCGGCGCCAGCCGCGCCGCCGTCGATGCCGGCTACGCGCCGAACGACTGGCAGGTCGGCCAGACCGGCAAGGTGGTCGCCCCGCAGCTCTACATCGCCTGCGGCATCTCCGGCGCCATCCAGCACCTCGCCGGCATGAAGGATTCGAAGGTGATCGTCGCCATCAACAAGGACGAGGAGGCGCCGATCTTCCAGGTCGCCGACTACGGCCTCGTCGCCGACCTGTTCGAGGCGCTGCCGGAACTCGAAAAAGCACTCTGA
- a CDS encoding electron transfer flavoprotein subunit beta/FixA family protein: protein MKILVPVKRVVDYNVKIRVKPDGTGVELANVKMSMNPFDEISVEEALRLKEAGKADEVVVVSIGPAKAEETLRTALAMGADRAILVETDDAVEPLAVAKILKGVAEAEQPGLIIVGKQAIDDDSNQTGQMLSALLGWAQGTFASKIEIGDGSAKVTREVDGGLQTIEVKLPAVVTTDLRLNEPRYASLPNIMKAKKKPLDKKSPADFAVSTTARLKVLTTEEPEGRKAGVKVKTVAELVEKLKIEAGVL from the coding sequence ATGAAAATCTTGGTCCCCGTAAAGCGGGTCGTCGACTACAACGTGAAGATCCGGGTAAAACCGGATGGCACGGGCGTCGAGCTCGCGAATGTGAAGATGTCGATGAACCCGTTCGACGAGATCTCCGTCGAAGAGGCGCTGCGGCTGAAGGAGGCCGGCAAGGCAGACGAAGTGGTGGTCGTGTCGATCGGCCCGGCCAAGGCCGAGGAGACGCTGCGCACCGCGCTTGCCATGGGTGCCGACCGGGCGATCCTGGTCGAGACCGACGACGCGGTCGAGCCGTTGGCGGTGGCGAAGATCCTGAAAGGTGTGGCCGAGGCCGAGCAGCCCGGCCTGATCATCGTCGGCAAGCAGGCGATCGACGACGACAGCAACCAGACCGGCCAAATGCTGTCGGCGCTGTTAGGCTGGGCCCAGGGCACCTTTGCCTCGAAAATCGAAATCGGTGACGGCTCGGCCAAGGTCACCCGCGAGGTCGACGGCGGTCTGCAGACGATCGAGGTCAAGCTGCCGGCGGTCGTCACCACCGACCTGCGGCTGAACGAGCCGCGCTATGCCTCGCTGCCGAACATCATGAAGGCGAAGAAGAAGCCGCTCGACAAGAAGAGCCCGGCCGATTTTGCCGTCTCCACCACGGCCCGGCTGAAGGTGCTGACGACCGAGGAGCCGGAAGGCCGCAAGGCCGGCGTCAAGGTCAAGACGGTGGCCGAGCTGGTCGAGAAGCTGAAAATCGAAGCCGGCGTGCTTTGA
- a CDS encoding extracellular solute-binding protein, translating to MRMKTFQAVRGRQLDIAGKMLRNEQTRRDFLRLCAAAGVAPTLLGLGSGIANAKAQEIVLSNWGGDATKVHGKVFGPYAEKTGISVQFDSSPLEGRIKAMVDAKNVIWDVMDIDNFSAVKLGREGYLRPIDYSIVSRDTIPGTSFEHGVANYLMSYVIAYDKSKFPDGPPQTWADFWDVKRFPGKRSLYKWLTGAPEAALLADGVSKDKLYPLDLPRALDKIKQIKDDLVFWDSGAESQQLLRNGDVTMACIWSSRAQMLEKETDGRITFHWNEAVAYGDTWSVPKDNPAGDDVWAFIAWMQEVDKQIAILAGLGAGPATLEASEKTPSELQRINPAHPENFKLQVLMDAQWWSENYDQALASYTDMIAG from the coding sequence ATGCGCATGAAAACATTTCAGGCCGTAAGAGGCCGGCAGCTCGATATCGCTGGAAAGATGCTTCGCAATGAGCAAACCCGACGCGATTTTCTTCGCCTCTGTGCTGCAGCGGGCGTAGCGCCCACCCTCTTGGGCCTAGGATCCGGAATTGCAAACGCTAAGGCCCAGGAGATCGTACTTTCCAACTGGGGCGGCGACGCCACAAAGGTACATGGAAAAGTCTTTGGCCCCTATGCGGAGAAGACGGGCATCTCGGTGCAGTTCGATTCCAGCCCGCTGGAAGGCCGCATCAAAGCGATGGTCGACGCCAAGAACGTCATCTGGGATGTGATGGACATCGACAACTTCTCGGCTGTCAAGCTCGGCCGTGAAGGTTACCTGCGCCCGATCGACTACTCGATCGTCAGCCGCGACACGATCCCCGGCACATCGTTTGAACACGGCGTGGCAAACTATCTGATGTCCTATGTCATCGCATACGACAAATCCAAGTTCCCGGATGGCCCGCCGCAGACCTGGGCCGATTTCTGGGATGTCAAGCGGTTCCCCGGCAAGCGCTCGCTCTACAAGTGGCTGACCGGTGCACCTGAAGCAGCGTTGCTCGCTGACGGCGTCAGCAAAGACAAGCTCTATCCTCTCGACCTGCCGCGCGCGCTCGACAAGATCAAGCAGATCAAGGACGACCTCGTCTTCTGGGACTCTGGGGCGGAGAGCCAGCAGCTTCTGCGCAACGGCGACGTCACCATGGCCTGCATCTGGAGCAGTCGCGCGCAGATGCTGGAAAAGGAAACGGACGGACGTATCACATTCCATTGGAACGAAGCCGTCGCCTACGGCGATACATGGAGTGTGCCGAAGGACAACCCGGCCGGCGACGACGTCTGGGCCTTCATCGCCTGGATGCAGGAAGTCGACAAGCAGATTGCTATTCTTGCCGGCCTCGGAGCCGGACCGGCTACGCTGGAGGCAAGCGAGAAGACGCCGAGTGAACTGCAGCGGATCAACCCCGCTCACCCGGAGAACTTCAAGCTGCAGGTCCTGATGGACGCCCAGTGGTGGTCAGAAAATTACGACCAGGCTCTGGCCTCTTACACTGACATGATCGCCGGCTAA